Proteins encoded within one genomic window of Enterococcus haemoperoxidus ATCC BAA-382:
- a CDS encoding SpaA isopeptide-forming pilin-related protein, giving the protein MKKIIHVFLTFLLLAQVIVPQIAIAETLLSDDEITIAEAMFDQNSQKQQATIQLKLTVKTTNQKQAVIQLSPAYTATDTGIKELKDTQQVSHGTYQVTGNQVHLSINENTDSELLIDIAGKVTEQALENHVTVRLGNQEQTVPFPENWQMLESVEESSTSTETQQLPIQTTSESTTAESQETNETSSSNSGQIAKRRAAIDIKELYKQAGLTDDFLTKMSLTFADKDGNPVSEPTINDHVKFAFEFELNEEIRAQMVAGDYYEFQMPNSIKVTQNQVFPLSDKEGNQYANVLINTDGSIKIIFTEEVKNASDIVGKFHFSGDFDKDNIDGPGEIVIVPPGHEDLGGSIVIKPNYTGDNIDKKGHFDKELNPSKIIWDVDVNKALDPLENATVIETFPTGTTYESVKVYQVDVDFDGQVVEGSQRVADPSTYTVDSNGTVSFKGLTSNAYRLEYTTSINEDFKPNDGGFISFKNHAALTAKGLEEATTEATVSAQYGKKIGKFKGNYDPIKQEFNWVIRYNYGEKVISNGSIKDTFQDSHMFLVDGSVDLYEMVSDQSGNLVRGRQLVEGVDYTLDSSAGNGFEIKFIGELKTAVDIDYTTGYDGILDENTVIKNDVVTENGENDGESGNLTPQNIIKKRGAMDYTNHTVAWSIDINKNNYSMNNWKLKDVLSEGLTLKPETVNIHDNETNKALILGTDYTLDYNQTTSQFDIVFIGSYVKTDHSFKITYTTNYDPEAIPEDDPNKKFRNDATVEWETDAGDLITNDDFAEFKPNEPTKYNGSKSGSYNAVKKEITWSLAVNYSDKDLENAKLSDLISPLEKYIWNSIKIYHYTVDNDGSIIKGNELTPQEYEEFGIQQPDVLNREMLIVDFPDNDSGTYLVEFRTEVGGPFLINQQYDNDAVFSNDKYEDHSLHGEVSVNHGGEFTSKSGKQDKDGYVDWSVTLNGSQSTLYDVTVEDTPSPNQSINIDTLHIFGTKVDSEGNIAIDRTKELVKDTDYTVESTTDNTTGQQKMILKFIGEYQQIESPLIMEYKTMIFLEGTTGTVSNDIHITSDGKTEIDEEGEGHTNVTIIEGGGSSSGERGQLIIKKVGALGQVLPEGATFELWDKNQTQILRSGTVGINGLITFGNLPYGHYILKETGALTELGYTIDQSLVDGKDVEINESTTNGTPLVIQNPLGKVELKKQGEKGQLLVGAQFKLEVYNSLTDTWVTKPVNQALVTDKTGRLIILGLVVGKYRLTETKAPTGYILNTNAIPFEIVENSDHQLVQVGMHDAFINYQSAISFIKKDQHGVPVAGAEFGLFNKNNVTTPIKKVNSAADGKVIFTDVGPGEYVIKELSSPNGFLLNKEAIENIVVPEKSDKPLETIELSADFINYKGSAEITKYGKTASGNKLLAGVEFALEDTTGKVVQTGTTNVDGKLLLEDIAPGTYYFKEVSVGPNVEYLLNTEKVKVVIEPNTVGKPKAVQAEMTNYQGSFKIKKVDSHWNPLAGAEFSVYKTDGQLVVANLTSDRDGLIQYDGLAPGSYYLVETKAPVDENGQDYVKNEYPILFNVAQSHEGKPTQIDLGAFQNFKGKVGLTKVGEGSRPIAGAKFAVYRAKGSSEELVQIDGKEYIEAGEDGHLDIDKLGPGYYKIIEIEAPHGYVINKQPIYFTVKAGEETTPPVEEVSIVNYEVGIKARKVAKGELVSEPLAGAEFEIHDENGKVVNAYDKEDNAITRLISGVDGEIFAKGLKGGTYTLVEVKAPSGYLLNSAPKTFTIKETMGKPESLILDLGDYVNYQGSVQLNKTDEMTRKALSGAAFNLYQQSGMMVEENLVTDEKGQIHVNKLAPGSYYFVEQKAPNGYQLSQEKVTFTIESSAKNEPKLLSLNVTNKATQVNIPSDVSPAITPPQKGYLASLGEKVSTSLIMIGAILLAEVAMVIIRKRKKEQ; this is encoded by the coding sequence ATGAAAAAAATCATTCATGTATTTTTAACGTTTTTACTTTTAGCGCAAGTTATAGTACCGCAGATTGCAATTGCAGAAACTTTACTTAGTGATGATGAAATTACTATAGCAGAAGCGATGTTTGATCAAAACAGTCAAAAGCAGCAAGCAACGATTCAATTAAAATTAACTGTAAAAACAACAAATCAAAAACAAGCAGTTATTCAGCTATCGCCTGCTTATACAGCAACCGATACTGGCATAAAAGAATTGAAAGATACGCAACAAGTAAGTCATGGAACGTATCAAGTTACAGGTAATCAAGTTCATTTAAGTATCAATGAAAATACGGATAGTGAGCTACTCATAGATATAGCAGGAAAAGTAACAGAGCAAGCCCTCGAAAATCATGTTACTGTTCGCTTAGGAAATCAAGAACAAACGGTTCCTTTTCCAGAAAATTGGCAAATGCTGGAATCAGTAGAAGAATCATCAACATCTACAGAAACACAACAACTGCCAATCCAAACTACTTCAGAATCAACAACAGCTGAAAGTCAGGAAACAAATGAAACATCATCAAGCAATTCAGGACAAATTGCAAAACGCAGAGCAGCTATTGATATTAAAGAGTTATACAAACAAGCAGGATTAACGGATGATTTTCTGACAAAAATGTCGTTAACATTCGCAGATAAGGATGGTAACCCAGTAAGTGAACCGACAATTAATGATCATGTTAAATTTGCTTTTGAATTTGAGCTGAATGAAGAGATACGTGCTCAGATGGTAGCAGGAGATTATTATGAGTTTCAAATGCCTAATTCTATAAAAGTTACCCAAAACCAAGTTTTCCCATTATCGGATAAAGAGGGTAATCAGTATGCAAATGTATTAATCAACACGGATGGCAGTATCAAAATTATTTTTACTGAAGAAGTTAAGAATGCTTCTGATATTGTAGGAAAATTTCACTTTAGTGGTGATTTTGATAAAGATAATATTGATGGGCCTGGAGAAATCGTGATTGTTCCTCCTGGACATGAAGATTTAGGTGGATCTATCGTGATCAAGCCTAATTATACAGGAGATAATATTGATAAAAAGGGTCATTTTGATAAAGAACTGAATCCAAGTAAAATTATTTGGGATGTTGATGTAAACAAAGCGTTAGATCCATTGGAAAATGCAACAGTTATTGAAACTTTTCCGACAGGAACGACTTATGAAAGTGTTAAGGTTTACCAAGTAGATGTTGATTTTGATGGCCAAGTGGTTGAAGGATCGCAAAGAGTTGCTGATCCATCGACATATACAGTTGATTCAAATGGAACAGTTTCTTTTAAAGGGTTGACAAGCAACGCCTATCGTCTAGAATATACAACGTCTATCAACGAAGACTTTAAGCCGAATGATGGTGGCTTTATTTCATTCAAAAACCATGCAGCTCTTACGGCAAAAGGGTTAGAAGAAGCCACAACTGAAGCTACTGTTTCAGCTCAATATGGGAAAAAAATTGGTAAGTTTAAGGGGAATTATGACCCGATTAAGCAAGAATTTAATTGGGTTATCCGATATAATTATGGCGAAAAAGTCATTTCCAACGGTTCAATTAAAGATACGTTTCAAGATAGTCATATGTTTTTAGTGGATGGTTCTGTTGATTTGTATGAAATGGTCTCTGACCAAAGCGGTAATCTTGTTAGAGGACGTCAATTGGTTGAAGGGGTAGATTATACTTTAGATAGTTCAGCTGGTAATGGCTTTGAAATTAAATTTATCGGTGAGCTTAAAACAGCAGTAGATATCGATTATACAACGGGATATGATGGGATTCTTGATGAAAATACAGTCATCAAAAATGATGTGGTTACAGAAAATGGTGAAAATGACGGGGAATCAGGGAATTTGACGCCTCAAAATATCATAAAAAAACGTGGTGCAATGGATTACACCAACCATACAGTGGCTTGGTCGATTGATATCAATAAAAATAATTACAGCATGAACAATTGGAAACTGAAAGATGTGTTGAGTGAGGGACTGACACTTAAACCAGAAACGGTCAATATACATGATAATGAAACAAATAAAGCATTAATTTTAGGAACGGACTATACATTAGATTATAATCAAACAACAAGTCAATTTGACATTGTGTTTATTGGAAGCTATGTGAAAACGGATCATTCATTTAAAATTACGTATACAACAAATTACGATCCAGAAGCAATTCCAGAAGATGATCCAAACAAAAAATTTAGAAATGATGCTACAGTAGAATGGGAGACGGACGCAGGTGATTTAATCACCAATGACGATTTTGCAGAATTCAAACCAAATGAACCAACGAAATACAACGGGTCGAAATCTGGTTCTTACAATGCTGTGAAAAAGGAAATTACGTGGTCACTCGCTGTGAACTATAGTGATAAAGACTTAGAGAATGCCAAACTGTCAGATTTAATTTCACCTCTTGAAAAATATATTTGGAATTCTATCAAGATTTATCATTATACAGTAGATAATGATGGTTCTATCATAAAAGGAAATGAATTAACCCCACAAGAATATGAAGAATTTGGTATTCAGCAGCCAGACGTTCTTAACCGGGAAATGTTGATCGTTGATTTCCCCGATAATGATTCGGGAACGTATCTTGTTGAATTTAGAACAGAAGTTGGCGGTCCGTTTTTAATCAATCAACAATATGATAATGATGCTGTGTTTAGTAATGACAAATATGAAGATCACTCATTACATGGTGAAGTATCTGTGAATCACGGTGGTGAATTTACAAGTAAAAGTGGTAAACAGGATAAAGATGGCTACGTTGACTGGTCTGTTACACTAAACGGCAGTCAATCAACACTTTATGATGTAACAGTAGAAGATACACCATCACCTAATCAATCTATTAATATTGATACATTGCATATTTTTGGAACGAAAGTAGATAGTGAGGGAAATATTGCTATTGATAGAACCAAAGAATTAGTGAAAGATACTGACTACACAGTAGAGTCAACAACAGATAATACAACTGGGCAACAAAAGATGATCCTTAAATTTATCGGTGAATACCAACAAATAGAGAGCCCATTGATCATGGAATATAAGACAATGATTTTCTTAGAGGGAACGACAGGAACAGTTTCAAATGATATTCATATTACAAGTGATGGGAAAACTGAAATCGATGAAGAAGGAGAAGGACACACGAACGTCACAATTATTGAAGGTGGCGGCTCTAGCTCTGGTGAACGTGGTCAATTGATTATTAAAAAAGTTGGTGCATTAGGTCAAGTACTTCCGGAAGGAGCAACTTTTGAACTTTGGGATAAAAACCAAACACAAATTTTACGTTCCGGCACCGTTGGTATCAACGGTTTGATAACTTTCGGTAATCTACCTTATGGACACTACATTTTGAAAGAGACAGGAGCATTAACTGAATTAGGTTACACAATCGATCAAAGCTTGGTTGATGGCAAAGATGTCGAAATCAATGAATCTACAACAAATGGAACACCACTAGTTATCCAAAATCCTCTTGGAAAAGTTGAATTAAAAAAACAAGGCGAAAAAGGACAACTGTTAGTAGGTGCACAATTTAAATTAGAAGTCTATAACAGCCTTACTGATACATGGGTTACTAAACCTGTGAACCAAGCGTTAGTAACGGATAAGACTGGTCGTTTAATTATTCTAGGATTAGTTGTTGGCAAATATCGTTTGACTGAAACGAAAGCACCGACAGGGTATATTCTCAACACGAATGCGATTCCTTTTGAAATAGTGGAAAATAGTGATCACCAACTTGTTCAAGTTGGAATGCATGATGCATTTATTAATTACCAGTCTGCGATTAGTTTTATTAAAAAAGATCAGCATGGAGTTCCTGTAGCTGGAGCTGAATTCGGATTGTTTAATAAAAATAATGTGACAACCCCTATTAAAAAAGTAAACTCCGCGGCAGATGGAAAAGTGATATTTACAGATGTCGGACCTGGAGAGTACGTAATAAAAGAATTATCATCTCCAAATGGTTTTTTATTAAATAAAGAAGCCATCGAGAATATCGTAGTACCTGAAAAATCAGATAAGCCATTAGAAACAATTGAATTATCTGCTGATTTCATCAATTATAAGGGTTCTGCAGAAATAACTAAGTATGGCAAAACAGCCAGTGGCAATAAGTTATTAGCGGGGGTCGAATTTGCTTTAGAAGATACAACAGGAAAAGTTGTTCAAACAGGCACAACGAACGTTGATGGGAAATTATTACTCGAAGATATCGCTCCAGGAACGTATTACTTTAAAGAAGTGAGCGTTGGCCCGAATGTAGAATATCTATTGAACACTGAAAAAGTCAAAGTAGTAATTGAACCCAATACCGTTGGAAAACCAAAGGCAGTTCAAGCTGAAATGACAAACTACCAAGGATCGTTCAAAATTAAAAAGGTGGATAGTCATTGGAATCCCTTGGCTGGGGCAGAATTTTCTGTGTATAAAACAGACGGACAGTTAGTAGTGGCAAACTTGACATCTGATCGTGATGGACTCATTCAATACGATGGTTTAGCACCAGGAAGTTACTATTTGGTTGAAACAAAAGCGCCTGTTGATGAGAATGGACAAGACTATGTTAAAAATGAGTATCCGATTCTGTTTAACGTAGCACAATCACATGAAGGGAAACCTACACAAATTGATTTGGGCGCATTCCAGAATTTTAAAGGAAAAGTAGGTTTAACGAAAGTTGGTGAAGGAAGTCGACCGATAGCTGGAGCAAAATTTGCTGTTTATAGAGCGAAAGGCTCATCGGAAGAACTTGTACAAATCGATGGAAAAGAGTATATCGAGGCAGGGGAAGATGGTCATCTGGACATTGATAAATTAGGTCCTGGCTACTATAAAATCATTGAAATCGAAGCACCACACGGCTATGTAATCAATAAACAGCCAATCTACTTTACGGTAAAAGCAGGTGAAGAGACAACACCTCCTGTGGAAGAAGTATCAATTGTAAATTATGAAGTAGGAATCAAAGCACGAAAGGTTGCTAAAGGAGAACTAGTCTCGGAGCCTTTAGCTGGAGCAGAATTTGAAATTCACGATGAAAATGGCAAAGTTGTCAATGCTTATGACAAAGAGGATAATGCTATTACAAGGCTTATTTCTGGAGTTGATGGTGAGATTTTTGCTAAAGGTTTAAAAGGTGGGACATACACATTAGTGGAAGTGAAGGCCCCATCGGGCTACCTCCTGAATTCAGCACCTAAGACATTTACTATCAAGGAAACAATGGGAAAACCAGAATCGCTTATCCTTGATTTAGGAGATTATGTCAATTATCAAGGCTCTGTTCAATTGAATAAGACAGATGAGATGACTAGAAAAGCGTTAAGTGGTGCAGCATTTAATCTTTATCAGCAGTCTGGAATGATGGTTGAGGAAAATTTAGTGACAGATGAAAAAGGCCAAATTCATGTGAATAAATTGGCGCCGGGTTCTTATTACTTTGTAGAGCAAAAAGCCCCAAATGGCTATCAATTATCACAAGAAAAAGTTACTTTTACTATTGAGTCATCT